Within Candidatus Bathyarchaeota archaeon, the genomic segment GGGGCAAACGACACGGTTGCTCTCAAAGTTGCTGATGTGGGGATATCCTTTTCTGAGAACAGTTCTCCGTTTGCTAAGCGTGTGTCGAAAATTTTAATCAACGATTTGATTGATATTTTAACAGTTATTCGGAGTGCAAGAGGGGTAAAATCAAGGTTAAAATCAATTTTTCTACTGCGCAGTTTACTTTTGGCTTCGATGGCCATTTTTCTGTATTATGCGGCGCTAAACCTACTCTTTGGGTAGTACGTGTAGCTTTTGTCTGCATTTTAATGTGAAAAACTGCTCTTACCCTATAGTTTCCCGCTCAACAAGCCTTATATTTTGAACTGCCCATGTGTTTTTGGGCGATGAAGCTCGCCTTTAACCGCCTATGCTTGCGCATTGGCTGATAGCTTCTATCACTCCCTGCAAAGAGAGGTACAACGTTGATTGAAGCAAGGCGGCTAAATGATTCAATAAAAAAAGAAATCATAAACTATGTTGTTACTCGCCAGAATGAAGATGGCGGGTACTGTTTTGCGCAAGGTGCCCTTGAATCCAACGGCCAAGACACATACTATGGTTTATCCATTCTAAAACAGCTATCTGCAAGCTTCCCAAACCCCGAAAAAACCAAACGCTTCCTCGAAGAAAACCGTGTAAACAGCATTCACTCCATGTACTACACGGCCCAAGCGCAACTGCTACTTGGCGTGGGCATCAATGGAGAGCTAAAAGAAAACATAACTCGGATGCTTGGTTCCTTGAAATATTTCGGTTCACAAACTTTCTTTTCCGATAGTTCCGAGTTTGAAACGACCTTTATGGCGTTGCAGCTTGCAAGGCTCCTAAAAATCGGGGTTGACAAAATAGGGGTCACTTCTTGGTTGAACAGTTTTCAAAATGAAGACGGCGGTTTTGGTCCTTACAACCATTCTAACATAGACTCAACCTACCACGCGATTGCCTGCCTAACATTACTTGACATGAAACCCAACAAACAGGTGGTTCTAGGTTTTGTTCGGTCTTGTGAGAAACCATACGGGGGCTTCACAGCTATCCCCATAAACTTCACACCCTACATCGAATACACCTACTACGGTGTTATGGCGCTTGAGTTGCTCAACGAAAAATCAAGATACCCAATTCAAACGGCAGATTGGGTGTTGAGTTGCCAGCGGCGTTCAGGGGGGTTTGCTCGCTCAGATCTTGGCATCGCAACCTTTGTTGACACTTACTATGCCATCCAGACGTTGGAAAAACTGAAACCGCTACAGGACTGATGATTGGTTGACAAAGACTGAGAAGCCAAAAGAGAAGTGGCTCAATAGAAACGTAGCTGCAATGGGGCTTACAAGCCTCCTTGGCGATGCAGGTCACGAAATGGTTACTGCGGTTCTTCCGTTTTTTCTGATTTTGATAGGGGCTGGACCAGGCGCGTTAGGCTTAATTGAAGGATTTTCTGATGGCGCCTCTAGCTTCGTAAAGTCTTTCGCAGGTTATCTTAGTGACAAAATGAAAAAAAGAAAACCTCTGATGAATGTGGGTTACTTCTTAACTGGTATCTTCACGCCCCTAATCGCGGCAGCGTCATCGTGGCTGCAAGTTTTAGGTTTAAGAATGACCGCTTGGTTGGGCAGGGGTGCAAGGGGACCGCCCAGAGATGCGTTGCTCGCTGATTCAGTTTCCCCAAATGTGACTGGAAAAGCGTTTGGGTTTCACAGAACCATGGATACTCTCGGAGCAATCATCGGGCCAGCTTTAGCTTTGTTTCTTTTGACTTTTCTTGATTACCAACAGATAATTGCGATTTCAATAATTCCTGGTATAGCGGCGTTCTTTGTGGTTCTGCTGGTGGTGCGGGAAGTTCAAAAGGTTAAACCACAAAAAAATATTGATCCAAACAAGGAAACGTCTGCAGTTAAAGAAAAAGGGTTCATCAACTCGCTAAGGACACTCCCGCGGTCGTTCAAGCTTTTTTTGGTGGGTGTAGGCGTTTTTGGACTGGGCAACTTTGCAAACAGTCTATTCACTTTGCGTGCACACGATGTTCTTGTGCCAATCGTCGGATCATTCGAAGCATCAGCTATCGCGGTGGGATTATACACTCTTCTAAATGTTGCCTACGCCGCTTTTTCCTTCCCGATTGGAGCGTTAAGCGACCGCGTCGGTAGACGCCGCATTCTTGCAGCAGGCTATTTTATCTCAGCGATTGCCTGTTTGATTACAGCTTTTCTTGTGGCTGACTTTTTGATTTTGGTTCCCCTGTTTCTTTTAGCGGGAGCATTCAGCGCAATCACAGATACCATCGAGGGAACAGCGGCTGCTGACCTGTTGCCTTCTGAGTCAAGAGGAACAGGGTTTGGGGTTCTGCAAACAGTTAACGGGATAGGGGATTTTGCGTCTAGCGCGGTTGTAGGTGCTCTGTGGGCTTTTATATCTCCGATGGTTGCATTTAGTTATGCAGCTGTCCTTTCAGCGGCTGGGGGCTGTATCTTGCTATATTTAACGCGGGGAAATCATCCTTTAAAGTAACAAAACAATGGTGAAAAAATGATATCAGAAAGAGACTCAATCAAAGGCAAAGTGCTTGTAAGCGTATGCGCAGTAATCGAAGGCACTGAAAAAGAAGTTCTTTTGATACGAGA encodes:
- a CDS encoding MFS transporter; the encoded protein is MTKTEKPKEKWLNRNVAAMGLTSLLGDAGHEMVTAVLPFFLILIGAGPGALGLIEGFSDGASSFVKSFAGYLSDKMKKRKPLMNVGYFLTGIFTPLIAAASSWLQVLGLRMTAWLGRGARGPPRDALLADSVSPNVTGKAFGFHRTMDTLGAIIGPALALFLLTFLDYQQIIAISIIPGIAAFFVVLLVVREVQKVKPQKNIDPNKETSAVKEKGFINSLRTLPRSFKLFLVGVGVFGLGNFANSLFTLRAHDVLVPIVGSFEASAIAVGLYTLLNVAYAAFSFPIGALSDRVGRRRILAAGYFISAIACLITAFLVADFLILVPLFLLAGAFSAITDTIEGTAAADLLPSESRGTGFGVLQTVNGIGDFASSAVVGALWAFISPMVAFSYAAVLSAAGGCILLYLTRGNHPLK